From Curtobacterium sp. SGAir0471, the proteins below share one genomic window:
- a CDS encoding pilus assembly protein CpaE: MITVDTAKALRDAGLRWHPATGDRFVIDKPGVDDDVYTVSEMTVERHDYPSGTVLGFNGTTEWALDSVSATEALWLPREDQLRELLGPAFVSLAAGFTVTATIDGEWREFTGADAAETYGSALLAYIAAALA; this comes from the coding sequence GTGATCACCGTCGACACCGCCAAGGCCCTCCGCGACGCCGGGCTCCGCTGGCACCCCGCGACCGGGGACCGCTTCGTCATCGACAAGCCGGGCGTCGACGACGACGTCTACACGGTCTCCGAGATGACCGTCGAGCGGCACGACTACCCATCCGGCACCGTGCTCGGGTTCAACGGCACGACCGAGTGGGCGCTCGACTCGGTGTCCGCGACCGAGGCCCTGTGGCTCCCGCGCGAGGACCAGCTGCGCGAGCTGCTCGGGCCGGCGTTCGTCTCGCTCGCGGCGGGCTTCACCGTGACCGCGACGATCGACGGCGAGTGGCGGGAGTTCACCGGCGCCGACGCTGCGGAGACCTACGGCTCCGCACTGCTGGCGTACATCGCGGCCGCGCTGGCCTGA
- the tatA gene encoding twin-arginine translocase TatA/TatE family subunit, translating into MMLGNLGGVHLLIILGIIILLFGATKLPALAKGLGQSINIFKKEMGDDKKPAKDGTVQDAAQPGAAQYSAPQSDTAGPVVNPGPSVQPNAHTDPRS; encoded by the coding sequence ATGATGCTCGGAAACCTCGGTGGCGTCCACCTGCTGATCATCCTCGGGATCATCATCCTGCTGTTCGGTGCGACCAAGCTGCCCGCGCTCGCCAAGGGCCTGGGCCAGTCGATCAACATCTTCAAGAAGGAGATGGGCGACGACAAGAAGCCGGCGAAGGACGGTACGGTGCAGGACGCCGCGCAGCCCGGGGCGGCCCAGTACTCGGCTCCGCAGAGCGACACCGCCGGCCCCGTCGTGAACCCGGGCCCCTCGGTCCAGCCGAACGCGCACACCGACCCCCGCAGCTAG
- a CDS encoding sugar transferase, translating into MSIAVRRPATSSQSGAGPAADRGQLHRAVGGWFGDYSRAVAVVDLLLLVVTFWIAHGIRFPGERLLVPSAPGWLETATGPAVVLLWAALLAGFRTREPRIVGVGGEEYRRVLLASLTTCAVVAVVAYAVQLDLARGYVAIAFPLGTFLLAVGRRNARTVLARRRARGELLQDVLVVGDPADVRYVGRRVAATPAAGYRVAAVAVDAPDAESSLVLGPDEVPVAGRVDDVLDVATALDVSAVIVAGAIPGGHERLRRLGWQLEERGIELVVSSPLADIAADRVHERPVDGLPLMHVETPDYRCRPGKRALDVLGAVIGLTVLAPVFVAVALAIRLDDGGPVLFRQERIGRGGQPFRICKFRTMCTDAEDRVAELAALDEGSGPLFKVRQDPRVTRVGAFLRRTSLDELPQLWNVLTGTMSLVGPRPALPCEVAVYEDFADRRLLVTPGMTGLWQVSGRSDLDWAEGVRLDLHYVENWSFLHDIVILARTVPSVLRSRGAY; encoded by the coding sequence GTGTCGATCGCAGTCCGTCGTCCTGCAACGAGTTCGCAGTCCGGTGCCGGGCCGGCGGCCGATCGTGGCCAGCTGCACCGCGCGGTCGGTGGCTGGTTCGGCGACTACTCGCGAGCCGTCGCCGTCGTCGACCTGCTGCTGTTGGTCGTGACGTTCTGGATCGCCCACGGCATCCGCTTCCCCGGCGAACGACTCCTCGTGCCGTCCGCGCCCGGCTGGCTCGAGACCGCCACCGGCCCCGCGGTCGTCCTGCTCTGGGCCGCCCTGCTCGCGGGGTTCCGCACTCGGGAACCCCGGATCGTGGGTGTCGGCGGCGAGGAGTACCGCCGTGTCCTGCTCGCGAGCCTGACCACGTGCGCGGTCGTCGCCGTCGTCGCCTACGCCGTCCAGCTCGACCTCGCGCGAGGCTACGTCGCGATCGCCTTCCCGCTCGGCACGTTCCTGCTCGCGGTGGGGCGCCGGAACGCTCGCACCGTCCTCGCGCGGCGTCGGGCCCGCGGCGAGCTGCTGCAGGACGTCCTCGTCGTCGGTGACCCGGCGGACGTCCGCTACGTCGGACGTCGCGTCGCGGCCACACCGGCCGCGGGCTACCGAGTGGCTGCCGTCGCCGTCGACGCACCGGACGCTGAGTCCTCGCTGGTCCTCGGTCCGGACGAGGTCCCCGTCGCCGGTCGCGTCGACGACGTGCTCGACGTCGCCACCGCGCTGGACGTCAGCGCGGTGATCGTCGCCGGTGCGATCCCCGGCGGGCACGAGCGGCTGCGGCGTCTCGGGTGGCAGCTCGAGGAACGGGGCATCGAACTCGTCGTCTCCTCGCCGTTGGCGGACATCGCCGCGGACCGGGTGCACGAACGCCCCGTCGACGGACTGCCGCTGATGCACGTGGAGACCCCGGACTACCGCTGCCGCCCGGGCAAGCGGGCGCTCGACGTGCTCGGTGCGGTGATCGGTCTCACGGTGCTCGCACCGGTGTTCGTGGCCGTCGCGCTCGCGATCCGCCTCGATGACGGCGGTCCGGTCCTGTTCCGACAGGAGCGCATCGGTCGGGGTGGTCAGCCGTTCCGCATCTGCAAGTTCCGGACCATGTGCACCGACGCCGAAGACCGCGTCGCGGAGCTCGCCGCGCTCGACGAGGGTTCCGGCCCACTGTTCAAGGTGCGACAGGACCCTCGGGTCACCCGGGTCGGCGCGTTCCTCCGGCGGACCTCGCTCGACGAACTCCCGCAGCTGTGGAACGTGCTCACCGGCACGATGAGCCTGGTCGGCCCCCGTCCCGCGTTGCCCTGCGAGGTCGCGGTCTACGAGGACTTCGCCGATCGTCGACTCCTCGTCACCCCGGGCATGACCGGGCTCTGGCAGGTCAGCGGGCGGTCCGACCTCGACTGGGCCGAGGGAGTCCGACTCGACCTGCACTACGTCGAGAACTGGTCCTTCCTGCACGACATCGTGATCCTGGCGCGGACGGTCCCGTCCGTCCTGCGCTCGCGCGGCGCCTACTGA
- a CDS encoding glycoside hydrolase family 2 protein, translating into MTLEREELRDDWTVAIAGDEPPVGAPEGIVGRTMRATVPGQVHTDLEREGIVADPRYDRNEAAAAWVGRADWSYRRTVDVAPRGFERVDLVCEGLDTVAELSLDGVVVGTTRNMHRRYRFDLNDVPGVTGERELELLFESPYREAGRVAARAGSMPGPYDEPFPYVRKMASNFGWDWGLTAVTSGPWRPVAIERWSTARLAEVRPLVDVEAGEGVLDAHITVERSGMNDLDQDGEDDDLVLVVTVSGPTVDGGTTRQRSRAQLTPQSDETVVTVRVPDVRRWWPRGYGEQVQYDVTVELQTVDGEVLDRRTSRTGFRSTRIDTAEDEIGKPFTVVVNGTVVDVRGVNWIPDDVIVSRVDRARIEDRLRAAADLHVNLVRVWGGGVYESHDFYDVCDELGLLVWQDFPFACSAYPEVEPIRSEVIAEARDNVARLAGHPSLVVWNGNNENIWLHDADGWAEELGDRGWGLDYYLDLLPTIVDAVDPSRFYTVASPWSGSESLPANHVDHETHHSWDVWNRLSDDHYRDSVPRFVSEFGWQAPPAWRTLRDAVADEPMRVDSPGVVHHQKADDGMGKLARGIAPRFGTVDPADLDRWHYLTQLQQTRAIATGVEHWRTHWPRCTGVVIWQLNDLWPVSSWSAIDSAGRLKPLAHELRRLYDDVLLTIRPVAARTSAAGPTDGEDRPGGTDHPDRSTHDGETAELADTLSLGVSPGAFGNAPIEVAVRSSRSGLDSVVRVRRIALSGAILAEVTLPVQLSASGVAVVALPESVGVVDDPTNELVVADMDWHRAVWTPSPDREMRWQPARYRTSVTPAPDGDGHDLVVEADSLVRDLLFQPDRLAPTGTVDRGFMTLLPGERVGFRLRGLAAAQLGALDESPVTWTLDRVLAGDIRN; encoded by the coding sequence ATGACCCTCGAGCGCGAGGAACTCCGCGACGACTGGACCGTGGCGATCGCGGGCGACGAGCCGCCGGTCGGCGCGCCGGAAGGCATCGTGGGACGCACCATGAGGGCGACCGTCCCCGGGCAGGTGCACACCGACCTCGAGCGCGAGGGGATCGTCGCCGACCCGCGGTACGACCGCAACGAGGCCGCTGCCGCCTGGGTCGGCCGCGCGGACTGGTCGTACCGCCGCACCGTCGACGTCGCCCCGCGGGGCTTCGAGCGCGTCGACCTGGTGTGCGAGGGGCTCGACACGGTCGCCGAGCTCAGCCTGGACGGCGTCGTCGTCGGCACCACGCGGAACATGCACCGCCGCTACCGCTTCGACCTCAACGACGTGCCCGGTGTGACGGGCGAGCGTGAGCTCGAGCTGCTGTTCGAGTCGCCGTACCGCGAGGCCGGTCGGGTCGCCGCCCGCGCCGGGTCGATGCCCGGACCGTACGACGAGCCGTTCCCCTACGTGCGCAAGATGGCGTCGAACTTCGGCTGGGACTGGGGACTGACGGCGGTCACGAGCGGGCCGTGGCGGCCGGTCGCGATCGAGCGCTGGTCCACCGCACGGCTCGCCGAGGTCCGACCGCTCGTCGACGTCGAGGCCGGCGAGGGCGTGCTCGACGCACACATCACCGTCGAGCGCTCGGGCATGAACGACCTCGACCAGGACGGCGAGGACGACGACCTCGTGCTCGTCGTGACCGTCAGCGGGCCGACCGTCGACGGTGGGACGACCCGGCAGCGCTCCCGTGCGCAGCTGACCCCGCAGAGCGACGAGACCGTCGTCACGGTGCGGGTGCCGGACGTCCGCCGCTGGTGGCCGCGCGGGTACGGGGAGCAGGTGCAGTACGACGTCACGGTCGAGCTGCAGACGGTCGACGGCGAGGTCCTCGACCGCCGCACGAGCCGCACCGGTTTCCGGTCGACCCGCATCGACACCGCCGAGGACGAGATCGGCAAGCCCTTCACGGTCGTGGTGAACGGCACCGTGGTCGACGTCCGGGGCGTCAACTGGATCCCGGACGACGTCATCGTGTCCCGTGTGGACCGCGCCCGCATCGAGGACCGGCTGCGCGCCGCTGCCGACCTGCACGTGAACCTCGTGCGCGTCTGGGGCGGCGGCGTGTACGAGTCGCACGACTTCTACGACGTGTGCGACGAACTCGGCCTGCTCGTCTGGCAGGACTTCCCGTTCGCCTGCTCCGCCTACCCCGAGGTCGAGCCGATCCGCAGCGAGGTCATCGCCGAGGCCCGGGACAACGTCGCCCGCCTCGCCGGACACCCGTCGCTCGTCGTGTGGAACGGCAACAACGAGAACATCTGGCTGCACGACGCCGACGGCTGGGCCGAGGAACTCGGTGATCGCGGCTGGGGCCTCGACTACTACCTCGACCTGCTGCCGACGATCGTGGACGCGGTCGACCCGTCGCGCTTCTACACGGTCGCCTCGCCGTGGTCGGGGTCGGAGAGCCTGCCGGCGAACCACGTCGACCACGAGACGCACCACTCGTGGGACGTCTGGAACCGGCTGTCCGACGACCACTACCGCGACTCCGTGCCGCGGTTCGTCTCCGAGTTCGGCTGGCAGGCCCCGCCCGCGTGGCGCACGCTGCGCGACGCGGTCGCCGACGAGCCGATGCGCGTCGACTCGCCCGGTGTCGTCCACCACCAGAAGGCCGACGACGGCATGGGGAAGCTCGCGCGCGGCATCGCGCCGCGCTTCGGCACCGTGGACCCGGCGGACCTCGACCGCTGGCACTACCTGACGCAGCTGCAGCAGACCCGTGCGATCGCGACCGGCGTCGAGCACTGGCGCACGCACTGGCCGCGCTGCACCGGGGTCGTGATCTGGCAGCTCAACGACCTGTGGCCGGTGTCCTCGTGGTCCGCGATCGACTCCGCGGGGCGGCTGAAGCCGCTCGCGCACGAGCTACGCCGCCTGTACGACGACGTGCTGCTGACGATCCGCCCGGTCGCCGCCCGCACGTCGGCCGCCGGTCCCACGGACGGCGAGGACCGGCCGGGAGGCACGGATCACCCCGACCGGTCGACCCACGACGGCGAGACGGCCGAGCTCGCGGACACGCTCTCGCTCGGTGTCTCACCGGGCGCTTTCGGCAACGCGCCGATCGAGGTCGCCGTCCGGTCGTCGCGCTCCGGTCTGGACAGCGTCGTCCGGGTACGGCGGATCGCGCTGTCGGGGGCGATCCTCGCCGAGGTCACGCTGCCCGTGCAGCTGTCGGCCTCCGGGGTCGCCGTCGTGGCGCTGCCGGAGTCGGTGGGCGTCGTCGACGACCCGACGAACGAGCTGGTCGTCGCGGACATGGACTGGCACCGTGCGGTGTGGACCCCGTCGCCTGACCGCGAGATGCGCTGGCAGCCGGCGCGGTACCGGACCTCGGTGACGCCGGCACCCGACGGGGACGGCCACGACCTGGTCGTCGAGGCGGACTCGCTCGTGCGCGACCTGCTGTTCCAGCCGGACCGCCTCGCGCCGACCGGCACGGTGGACCGCGGCTTCATGACCCTGCTGCCCGGGGAGCGCGTCGGATTCCGCTTGCGTGGCCTGGCGGCCGCGCAGCTCGGTGCACTCGACGAGTCTCCGGTCACCTGGACGTTGGACCGGGTGCTCGCAGGTGATATCCGAAACTGA